Below is a genomic region from Fischerella sp. PCC 9605.
GTGGGTGATGATGAAAGCGCGAAAACAATCATTGAAAATGTACCATTCAATAATTGCTGTTTCTTCATCGAGTAGGTTTTGAATCTCGCTATAGCGGATGGGGTTGAAGCCGATAATTCTTGACATTAGTTGTTCGCGCTGTTGACGCAACTGATTCAACTTGCTGCGATTAATATCAAAGCTTTGAGTTTGTTCTGCTTGTTCTAAACGGCGCTTTTCTGCTTCAATTTCTTGCCGTAGTTGTTGCAGTTGATTTTTGACTTCTAAGGGTATCTCGCCTTTCGGGTAGCAGTCATGGGTAAATAGCAACTCTACCAAATTCCGGGTTTTGCTACGTTCAATATATTCAATAGCTTGGCTTTCTTCTTGCAATTCCAGGCAAACTTCCACCATGCGGCGATAAAGTTTATTCCATTCTTCTGCTTGTTTGCGTTTGCTTTCCTCCCCAGAAACTATTTCCCCTCGCAAAGATTCAACTGTTTCAATGGCAGATTCAAAAGTGTTGTAAGCTAACGTGTACCGTTTTTCTTCTTGATAAAGAAGACCTAGATTAAATAAAGTATCAGCGTGGTTTTGGGGCAAAGCCTGGCGGGTTCTGACTTCCAAAGCAGCAGTATATGCAGCGATCGCACTTTCGATATTCTCGGCTCTGTCTCCGAGTATTCTGTCAGAGTAAGCAGTGCCGAGATTATTTTGCGTCATTGCCCATTGTTGGGGCAAAGCCTGGCGGGTATAAACTTCCAAAGCAGCAGTATATGCAGCGATCGCACTTTCGATATTCTCGGCTCTGTCTCCGAGTATTCTGTTACGGTAAGCATTCCCCAGATTATTTTGCGTCATTGCCCATTGTTGGGGCAAAGCCTGGCGGGTTCTGACTTCCAAAGCAGCAGTATATGCAGCGATCGCACTTTCGATATTCTCGGCTCTGTCTCCGAGTATTCTGTCAGAGTAAGCAGTGCCGAGATTATTTTGCGTCATTGCCCATTGTTGGGGCAAAGCCTGGCGGGTATAAACTTCCAAAGCAGCAGTAAATGCAGCGATCGCACTTTCGATATTCTCGGCTCTGTCTCCGAGTATTCTGTCAGAGTAAGCATTCCCCAGATTATTTTGCGTCGTTGCCCAATCTTGGGGCAAAGCCTGGCGGGTATAAACTTCCAAAGCAGCAGTATATGCAGCGATCGCACTTTCGATATTCTCGGCTCTGTCTCCGAGTATTCTGTTACGGTAAGCATTCCCCAGATTATTTTGCGTCATTGCCCATTGTTGGGGCAAAGCCTGGAGGGTTAATACTTGCAAAGCAGCAGTATATGCAGCGATCGCACTTTCGATATTCTCTGCTCTGTCTCCGAGTATTCTGTTACGGTAAGCATTGCCGAGATTATTTTGCGTCATTGCCCATTGTTGGGGCAAAGCCTGGCGGGTTCTGACTTCCAAAGCAGCAGTAAATGCAGCGATCGCACTTTCGATATTCTCGGCTCTGTCTCCTTGTATTCTGTCAGAGTAAGCATTCCCTAGATTATTTTGCGTCATTGCCCATTGTTGGGGCAAAGCCTGGCGGGTGTAGACAGTCAGCGCTATTTCATAGCCAGCGATGGCAATTTCCATGTTGCTAGCTTTGTCACCCAAGGGAAACTCGCTAATTCTGTTGCTAAAAAAGACAAGAACAGACGCTAGGTATTCCGCCTCATCTGGCTGTACTTCCGCTAGTGTAGTTGTTGCCCAACGGCGCAGTGATTCAGCAAAAATAAGATTGAGTTTATCTGTGTTTGCTGCCAGCAAAGGGTAAACTACTTGTGCATCACCCCGGCTTTCGGCTGTTGCTTGCAGTACTTCTATTAAGAATTGATCGGCTTTTAATATCTCCTCCTTCTCTGCTTGTGAAAGGTAAGAAGCAGATTCGGGGGTTGTGTTTGTCAAATTAAGCGCTTGCCTAACTAAGTTTGCAATATTTCTCAACCAATTTGCTATTTGCTGCATATTTATTCCCCTTTCAGCACTCGCAAAAACCCAGCATCAATTAAGTCTTGGTTCGCTGCCAAAATCTCTGATTCTTCTCCCTCGGGGCAATTCAACAAGCTTTGGATCAGGTTGAGATAGGCTTGCTGGCGCTGTTCGTTCATGGGCATAAGCGCAGATCAAATTACACTTTTATTATGGAAATAATTCAGTGGCATTGCCCAAGATTCCAGAAGGGTGTTGTAATACCAAATTGCAGTCAAAGAAGTAATTTGTCATGCTGAGCGACAGCGTAGACGCCCGCAGGGCGGCTTCTCGCAGAGTAGCATCTTGGAGATTCTACGCTGTCGCACCCTGCACTCCCAGGGCGCAGCCCTTCTCGTAGAGTAGCCGCACCAAGCGTCTACAGAATGACATATTAGAACGCATGAAAACCCTTTTTATCTTTGTGTCTTCGTGTCTTGGTGGTTCAAAAATTTTTCACCACCAAGGGCGCAGTTACTCCCCGATCTACAGCGATGGCGATGTCTAACGACAAGCCGCTGTTGCGTCTACGCGCTACTTGCCAATAAGTATCGTCTTCCTGAATAAGTTTAACCATCAACAAATTTAGGACGGCTGGATTGAGTGAACTGTAACTTTTCTTGTAGCGCTGTCCAATTTTCCTGCTCAATCATATTAATTAACTCATCGAGATTGTGGCGATATTGTTGGAGCGATCGCAATAATTCTTGTTGATTATATCTTGCCATCATCGTTCCTAACTCTGGATTGCCGCCACCCACGCGACTGGTATCTCTGAAGCCGGAACTAGCTAACTGTTGAGCTAATTGCAAAACATGGCGATCGCTTTCACTCATACACGCACTAATCAAAGCAGCACTCACCATAACAGGTAAATGGGAAATCCAGCTAACTGCTCGGTCATGCTCTTGTGGAGAACAATGGTAAATTGTAGACCCAAGCTGGGTGACAATTTTCTCCATCACAGTTATTGCGGTTGCTGGTGTAGTAGCTGTTGCTGTCAACACATAAGGTCTACTGACAAATAGATCCCGCTGTGCCGCTTCAATACCACTTTCGGCTGTACCCGCCATTGGATGTCCACCGATAAAATTTTCCCAGAGGGGAGAAATTGCCTTGACTATCGGAGTTTTCACCGAACCAACATCAGTCACAATAACATGAGAAGGTAGATGAGCAATTAATTGCTCGACTGTGGGAATAATAAGTCCAAGAGGTGTACAAATGAATACAACCTCTGCAGCAGCCAGCAGGTTCATCTCAACTGATGCTTCATCTACGCTACCTAGGGCAATTGCCTTGGTACAGGTTGATTCTTGGCGACTGACACCGAAAACATAATGTCCCTGCGATCGCAAATCTAACCCTAAAGAGCCGCCAATTAGTCCGAGTCCTAAAATACCAATTTTCATTGTGATTTTGAGTGAAATTTATTACCAATTTAGACACATAACTAGCCCTAATGAATGTAGAGGAATTGCTGGCAAAATACGAAGAGACTTTAGCGGTGTTGATCTGCCTGAAGCTAACTTGAGTGGGGTAAAACTCAATGAAGCGAATTTTAGTCATGCCAATTTGAGTGTGGTAAACCTCAGTGGAGCCAATCTCAGTGGTGCTAATCTTAGCCATGCCCAAATAAATGTAGCAAGATTGAGTGGTGCTTATCTCAGTCAAGCTAACCTCAACCACGCCAGTCTCAACGTGGCAAATTTAATTAGGGCTGATTTAAGTCGCGCTCAACTTCAGTCAGCCTCGCTGATTCGTGCTGAGTTAATTCGCGCCGATCTCAGCCGCGCTGACTTGTTGTCAGCAAACCTCAGTTGTGCGGATCTCAGAGAAGCTGCACTGCGACACGCCGTACTCCGATACGCTAATTTGAGCGAGGCTAATTTGCGGGATGGTTTCTTAACAGAAGCTAGTTTAGAGGGGGCGAATCTCAACAACACCGACATGAGTGGGGCCGATCTTAGCGGTGCTAATTTCCGAGATGCGGAAATGAGACAAGCTAATCTTAGTCAGGCTAACTTGAGTGGGGCTAATTTAAGCGGTGCAAATTTGCGTTGGGCAGATTTAAGTGGGGCAAATCTGAGTTGGGCAGATTTAAGTGGAGCAAAATTAAGTGGTGCTAATTTAATTGGGGCAGACTTAAGCAACGCCAATTTAACCAATGCAAGTTTGGTTCACGCCAATTTAACTCAGGCAAGATTAATTAAGGCTGAGTGGGTAGGTGCAGATTTATCAGGAGCGACTTTAACAGGGGCAAAGCTTTATTCTACCTCCAGATTTGGTTTAAAAACTGAAGGGATGATTTGTGAATGGGTTGATCTCAGTCCAAGTGGCGATCGCTCTATCATCCAACATTTCAACACTGAAGAATCACGCGAGTTTTTTAACGAAACTGCACCAACAATCCGGATTATCGTCGATAGACCTTTAGATCACGAAGCTAATTTTGCCATTGCTGGTGCTTATTACCAAATTGCCCAACAATACCATGAATTAAAACAACCCCCTAGTGTAGAAATTGGGCTTCGGCGCACAGTTTTTACCTTCCGCGTCGATAGTGACATAAATTTATTACCCACAGCTTACGTGGCTATTCTTCCGTTTCAAGATGCCGCAAACACTCAGAATAATATTCTGAGAGTACTGGCAACGATTAACAGCGAAAATACTTCTCCTTACCTCTTCCAGGAATTAACTACATTGATAGAAAAAGCTAGAGACAAAGCCACTGTGATGAGGCAAGTCAAAAATATATTAAAAATAACATCTAAATTAAAATTTTTTCAAGCACCAACCCAGACAATTTTAACTAATTCTAGCGCTCAAAGTTTGATAGTTCACGACCACCCTCGCTTTGGTAGATTGATTGATACATCTAATAACCATGCTTCTGACTATAATGAACACTCCCTAGATCCAGCCAAAGCGATCGTGCCTTCTTTGAGTTTAGTAATTGATTTTTTCAAAGGATTTCATTACATAAGTTAATGGTTAATAGTTAGTAGATAGTGGTTAGTGGTTAATAGGTTGTAAGAATTAGGGATAATGTGAAAGAAAGTGAGATGGGAGAGTATTTAGTGGAGATAAAAAACAAATACTAACTACTAACTACTAACCACTAACCACTAACCACTAACCACTAACCACTAACCACTAACCACCAATATCAGGAGGAAAAATGCGCGATAGCTTTAATAAAATGATGGGCAAAACTCGCTATGTAGTTTGTCGCATAATGCTACATTTAGCTGGGTCTGAAGTCGCACCAATCTTGGGAGTATTAAATCGTGGCGCACGAGATGCAATAGATTCCGAAGGCGACCTCGAAGTTTTAGGAGAAGGGTTAGTAGAAATCTGCGAAACTCTACTGCAATACGATGAATACTGGCTTTCTGCGTCTAATGAAGGCGACGTTTTTTGGGATGAAGGTGAGGCGGGAGACTATGTGAATGAGTTGTTTACCGACTCTGCCCAACGTTACAAGAGTGAACCAGATTTCAGTTCTGAATCTGATTATCAGGAATCCTTTTCTATACCTGTAACCCGCAATGTCGTTGTGATGATTACAGTTGCTTATGAAGGAGAAGTGCCGGAATTAGAAACTGACCTTGCTAATATTAATGCCCTCAAGGAAGGCTTGAAAGCTTTAATTAATTTACATTATAACCATAAACTGCGGGCAATTCAGGTGCATTTCTCACCAGCTCAGTTGGGTGATGAACTTACTAACGATCAGCTTCTGCAATACTACCCGGAGTTAATTCCCTTATAACTTGTAGGGCAAAGGGAACTCAGGTCTCGATCGGGAATTAGAGGTAATAGATAATCGGTTTTCTCCAATTACCAATTAGCAATTACCAATTACCAGTTAGATCGAGAAGTTGTTAAGCTCACAGATGGGACAATAATCAAATGCTGATGAAAATTTTGCGTAAATTTACAGTACTTGTTTTAACGCTGAGTTTGTGCATAACCACGGTTGGTTGCGGTGGCGGGGCAAACCAAGCTACGCCACAAGCTAAAAACGCCAGCCAAACAACAAACATCACCACCAAGCTGAGTGATGGTCAGTATCCAGTGCAGCAAGCTAGCTATGACGATGCTGATGGGACGTACACCCTGTTTTTACTCAATGCTAAGCCCCCAACTTTTAGAACCGAAAATTTACAAATGGCGCGGCTGACCGATGACGAAATCAAAGAGGGTAAAAAAAGCTACTTGAAGGTGGAGAACGGACAGCCAGTTCTCTACTTAACAGAAGACTTCAAAATAGAGTATACCCACAACGTCACCGAGACTCAGACCAACCCCCAAACCGGACAGCAGGAAACGGTAGTAGTACGCCGAGAGAATAGTTTTTGGTCTCCTTTTGCTGGCAGCTTAGCGGGATCTTTAGCGGGTCAGGCAATAGGTAACGCATTGTTTAGACCTCATTACTATGTACCGCCTGTATATCAGCCAGGAGTGGTCTTGACTGGCTACGGTGGCTATGGCAGAAGCTATGACGATGCAGTTACCAGCTATCAGCGTCGTTATAATCAGCCACCAGCGGCTGTGAGAAATCGTACTGCTTTCCGCACAACAGGAAACATTAGAAGAACATCTCCCGGTAGCTCCACTGTACGTACTACTCCACGTAGTACTGCTGGCAGCCGTGCAACTGGTTCTGGTTATGGCAGCAGCACTCTCAGACCTTCTGGAAGATCCAGCACCATTAGACGCAGTCCTGGTGGTAGTTTTGGTAGCGGTCGTTCTGCGCCTCGCCGTAGCACTGGTTTTGGTGCGAGAAGACGGTAGTATACGAGCGCCTTTGATTTTGTGGTGCTGTACTACCAGTTGATCGCCAACTAAACTCCAATCAATATAGCGTTTCTCGCTTTGCTGCAACACAGTCGAAACCTCACCCCCTCTCTCCGCAAACAGAGAGGGGGAATTTATTTTCTCCTCCCCGTTTGCAGACAAGTGCGTAAAAACCGCCATAACATATACGAAGTTTGACAGCTTGTCTTTTGACGGGTGCTATAACACTGACCAAGAATCGGGACAAAACTATTAGGAGCGCATACTCCAAGGAGCGGTTTTTCTCAATGTTATCAACATCAACCAGATCCGCTTGGAGCGAGACACTGACCACCATCAATGGCGAGCCAGCGGTTTCGCTCAATTTAATGCCCCAGAGTTGGCAGCGTATCTCGGAGGGTGCGTGGATGAGTGAACCCCGCATCTATACAGCGATGGCGCAGGTTTTCCTCGCAAAGAATCGGTGTGGACATATCCTCTTTTTAGAGCGTCCGGACACCGAAAACTTGAAGGCGGCATACTGCGAAGGGAACGGGCAACTCGCATGGGAAGCTGTCAGCCACTATGGCGACGCTTTCCTCCCAGAAAACTACCCAGACTTGCACCAAATTCGGAGTCAACTTCACAAAGAGGACTCTCCACAGCAGACAGAACGACTAGCGCTTGTTGATATCGTCAGCGATCTATTCGCCGATCTTGGCTACGACGTACCTTCTACCTTCTACTGGACATTTTTGCATCCACTTGAGCGAGCAGACCTGTTTGAGGTTCGCTCTTTCCGATTTAGTGAAAAGGACATTGCAGTGGCGCGAAAGTTTGATGCGATCCTACATGGAGGGTATGTGTCAATGCTACGGCGGTTCATTGACAGTGTGTCGAGCCGTCGCGGCTACTTCATCGAACATGGATGCGGCTGTGAGAATCACTTGGCAAAGCTCAAGCCATGCGATCGCTCTTTTAACTATACAATTCCATCAGATGCGCGGCGGAAGACACTTCGGGCATTTTTCTGGAGCGTGATGGAAGAATACCTGCTGTTCGAGCAGCGATCGGCAACACGACTCGTTTACGCGGACGACCTCGCTCTGTAATACTAAGTACAATGTTGCACAAATTCGTAACGAATTAAATGTAGAAAGACTCTGCGCGACGGCAGTCGCTACAACGGAACGGCAGGTGCTACAACGGGGGGAACCCCCGCAACGCACTGCCTCGGGAACCTCCGCAACGCGCTGCCTCACCTCTGCGCTGACTCTGCGAGCCTCTGCGTTTAAAAAAGCTACGATTTTATGCAAAGCTGTACTAAGTTGCAGTCAAAGATAGTACTTCCCTCACCCCGCCTGTCGGCACCCCTCTCCCAATTTGGAACAGGGGAAGGGGAGAGGGCACGAATTGCTATTGCTATGTCTGAACGCAACTTGGTATAAGCTAAAGTTAACTGGTGAAATCAAAAATCCCACGGCTTAAAGCCGTGGGATTGTCAATTAGCTGATTGTCAGCTAAGTTTTTCACTTATCCAGACACAAACAATTAAACCAGTTTCAAGTCTGGATATTGTACTAATACATCATCAGCCGTGAGGACATCGCCCTCTGCTTGCGGAGTCCACAGCACTTCAATTGCTAGCAGTTGTTCGCCAGGGATGCTGCCGATTTGACGCAATGCTTGACGCAAGTCATCGGCACTGTTAATCTGTGGAATTTCAAATTTACCCAGTGTCGCCGCCAGCAAAGTCACGATAATGTATTCTCCGGGGCCTTCGGTAATCAGACGGGTTGGGTTGTCGAGTTCACCAGTGGAAGGTAAAGCACGTTTGGGAGTGGCTGCCTTAAGCTGGTTGTTGACGTTAGATAGAGTTTCTTCAGTGAGCTTGCTACGTTCTGCCAATGCCAGACGGTTAAATACAGATTCCGCAGCACTTAAACGCGCTTGTTGAGTACCACCACCTGCATAAACCCAATATTCTGGATGGCGGAGCAAGGCGAGGCTGGCTTCTTGCAATACTTCGGTTCTACCTTCTGGGGAATTGGTATCAGCTGTTTCAGCGATGTGGTTGAGTTCGGGTTGCAAATCGCGAGCCTGAGCTAACAAACCCACTTGCAAACGTGTGATGGAAACAGTAGGGTTGCTGCCGTAGCCTACTTCATCTTCATAGCCGCCACTTGCAGCACGACGGAAGGATTGTAGTAAAAAGCTGGCGATCGCAATAAATATCAACAGGCTAAATAATCCACCGCCGATACCAAAAATGGGCACGACAAAGGGGAACCCAAATCCACCACCTGGATAAACTGGATAAGGAGCAGGATAGTATCCTCCACCGGGAGGTGCATATGTCCGGGGTGATGAGTAGCCGCGACTGGGTGCTCTGAAGGAACCACCGCCGATCCGACCCCCACTTGCTGCTAGCGCTCCATCGGCGTGACTCAACGCCAATGTGAACACAAGAAACAGGAGGAACAGGGTTTTTAAAAGCGGTTTGAAGGCTCGTTGTAGTTTTTTACGCATAACAACACTTGCTTGAAAAACGATATTGGTTATATTTTGTCCAAAAGGGTGGGATGTTTTGTGTGTTTAGCCAGTGACGCCAGTCTGTAACCCAAAGTGAGAGTGAAATGGCAGTAGCTCTCATCACAGACTACATATCCAATTTATCGTTTCTGACTCTGCATCTACAGCTATCTTTAGAGGGTGATCCGATCGCAATAACCGTACCTGTTGGTATAGAGGGGAGTCGGGAATGGGGAATTGGAAATTGGGCATTGGGCATTGGGCATTGGGCATAGTTAACAACCACTAACCACTAACTACTAACCAATGTACAGACGTGCCATGGCACGTCTCTACAACCACTAACCACTAACCGATAACTCCAATTCGGCATTTTGGCAGAACATTTTATTGGTATTCAGTTATTCTATTTACTTAAAGTCATACTTAATACATAATTGTATAACTATGTAGAAATTCTAAGGCTAGGAGTGGGGCGATCGCAAATACGAAATCTAAGCACTAGGAATTTCTAAAAAATAGAGTCAAAATAAACAATTGATATGATAGTTGCAGATAAATACTGCAACTATCTCTTGTAACCGCAAAGTAACTGAGAGCGATCGCACAGAAAACCAATCAGGAAATAAGTATTCAGGTAGTCAGTGACTGCTAAATGGGAAGCAAAATTTTTGTGCTTCCCTTGCCTATTTCACAGGATAAATACCTAAATTCGTGAAGTTTTGAAATTTATTGAGCAGGTTTCTGATGGAACAAATTTCATCAAGGGTGGCGACAATCAGGGATAAAACCGCATCCCCAGATATCCTGGTCATATGCCGTACTTTTCTCCCAACAGAGGGTGGTATTGAGGAATATATCTACAATCGCTGTCTGCAAGATACGGAGAGGGTGATAGTTCTCACAGCTGGTTGTGCAGGAGATAAAGACTTTGATCGATCGCAACGGTTTCCTGTATATCGCTGGCAAATTCCTCAATCCTGGCGTGTTGGTTGGAAAGAAATCTTCTTCGTTCCAATTCTCAATATTTTCTGGTCTTTTTTGCTAGCGATTAAACTCTATTTTCGTTATCACTACCGCTATATTGAGTGGGGTCATGGTTATGAATTTTTCTCTCTATTGCTTTTAAGTTATTTTTTACCTATTCGCTTTTTTATCTACTTACATGGTAATGATATTTTATGTGCTTTACGCAATCCCATCGGGCGATCGCTGTTTGCATTCACCCTAGAACGAGCAGAAGGCATTGTTTGTAACAGTTCCTACACCCGTGATGTGCTAACCACTCATTTTCAATTTAATACCCCCACCCACATCATTTCTCCAGTGGTGAGAAGGAAAAAATTTGGTATTGGGGATCGCGCTGCTGTTGAAGATTTACGCATACGAGTGCGGAACAGTTACAATATCCCGGAAACTGCAATAGTTATTCTTTCAGTGGGCAGACTGGAAAAGCACAAAGGCTTTGACCTAGTCATTGATAATTTACCACTGCTGCTGACTTTAGGGCTAGATGTCCACTATATAATCTGTGGGGAAGGGCCTTTTGAGTCAAAACTTCAATCTCAGGTGCGGCGCTTGCGGCTGGACAGATGGGTACACTTTGCCGGATATGTACAAGATAGTGAGCTAGCTGGCTATTATGCAGCTTGTGACATCTTTGCTATGCTAGCTTTACTTAATGGCAAAGCTGCCAATATGTCTGATCTTGGCATTGTTTACCTAGAAGCAGGTTACTTCGGCAAACCCGTAATCGCCTCTTGTTTAGGCGATGCAGCGGATGCAGTCCGCCACGGAGAAAATGGCATATTGGTGAATCCCAATTCTGGCTACGAGACTTTCAAAGCATTTCGACTTTTATGTCAAGATCGGCAGTTGCGCGAACAACTCGGTTGCAAGGGAAGAGTAATAGCCAACAAGAGAAACCTGCACCGATGGCTTTATATGCCTGAGTCTCGTTACTCCTGTTTGTTGACTTAACCACCACCAACAATAGTGACAATTTCCAAGCGATCGCCCTCTTGTACTTTTGTCTGCTGCCAATATTGGCGGTGTAAAATTTCGCCGTTATATTCTACTGCCACCAAGCGGGGATTAAACCCCAGCTGTTCAAGCAAATCAGGTAAAAGAGTTTGAGATGGGCAGCTACGAGGTTCTCCATTGACCTGAAGGGTAATTTGATTCGACATAGGACTTATCAGGATCTGGTTGAATGCGATTTAGCTGCGACAGAAAATATTGTGTC
It encodes:
- a CDS encoding CHAT domain-containing protein, whose product is MQQIANWLRNIANLVRQALNLTNTTPESASYLSQAEKEEILKADQFLIEVLQATAESRGDAQVVYPLLAANTDKLNLIFAESLRRWATTTLAEVQPDEAEYLASVLVFFSNRISEFPLGDKASNMEIAIAGYEIALTVYTRQALPQQWAMTQNNLGNAYSDRIQGDRAENIESAIAAFTAALEVRTRQALPQQWAMTQNNLGNAYRNRILGDRAENIESAIAAYTAALQVLTLQALPQQWAMTQNNLGNAYRNRILGDRAENIESAIAAYTAALEVYTRQALPQDWATTQNNLGNAYSDRILGDRAENIESAIAAFTAALEVYTRQALPQQWAMTQNNLGTAYSDRILGDRAENIESAIAAYTAALEVRTRQALPQQWAMTQNNLGNAYRNRILGDRAENIESAIAAYTAALEVYTRQALPQQWAMTQNNLGTAYSDRILGDRAENIESAIAAYTAALEVRTRQALPQNHADTLFNLGLLYQEEKRYTLAYNTFESAIETVESLRGEIVSGEESKRKQAEEWNKLYRRMVEVCLELQEESQAIEYIERSKTRNLVELLFTHDCYPKGEIPLEVKNQLQQLRQEIEAEKRRLEQAEQTQSFDINRSKLNQLRQQREQLMSRIIGFNPIRYSEIQNLLDEETAIIEWYIFNDCFRAFIITHDKDKPEIWHSNAEDLENLANWTYDYLEQYFEDKARWRNQLHNQLTELAKILHIDEIVSLIPSSCKKIILVPHRYLHLLPIHALQLASGEYLIDKFPNGVSYAPSCQLLRFANTPPRLRHPSPQAARDSNIFCNFFAIQNPTDDLEFTDIEVETIAGTFHPHHILKKSAATEAALAKQPNADNFRDAHWLHFSCHGYFNFNFPLQSGLQLADTLISPIPTDAEATRLLKISDDTAIDLEKCLTLEDIFNLSFPNCRLVTLSACESGLVDIRNTSDEYIGLLSGFIKAGTANVVSSLWAVDDFSTAILMIKFYENLQTLTCNVTLALNEAQKWFREVNQRDLLLWIDGKTEMNTQQKHKIKERLEQNYKPEHKPFQQACFWAAFCAIGE
- a CDS encoding glycosyltransferase family 4 protein; translation: MEQISSRVATIRDKTASPDILVICRTFLPTEGGIEEYIYNRCLQDTERVIVLTAGCAGDKDFDRSQRFPVYRWQIPQSWRVGWKEIFFVPILNIFWSFLLAIKLYFRYHYRYIEWGHGYEFFSLLLLSYFLPIRFFIYLHGNDILCALRNPIGRSLFAFTLERAEGIVCNSSYTRDVLTTHFQFNTPTHIISPVVRRKKFGIGDRAAVEDLRIRVRNSYNIPETAIVILSVGRLEKHKGFDLVIDNLPLLLTLGLDVHYIICGEGPFESKLQSQVRRLRLDRWVHFAGYVQDSELAGYYAACDIFAMLALLNGKAANMSDLGIVYLEAGYFGKPVIASCLGDAADAVRHGENGILVNPNSGYETFKAFRLLCQDRQLREQLGCKGRVIANKRNLHRWLYMPESRYSCLLT
- a CDS encoding DUF1517 domain-containing protein, producing MRDSFNKMMGKTRYVVCRIMLHLAGSEVAPILGVLNRGARDAIDSEGDLEVLGEGLVEICETLLQYDEYWLSASNEGDVFWDEGEAGDYVNELFTDSAQRYKSEPDFSSESDYQESFSIPVTRNVVVMITVAYEGEVPELETDLANINALKEGLKALINLHYNHKLRAIQVHFSPAQLGDELTNDQLLQYYPELIPL
- a CDS encoding prephenate/arogenate dehydrogenase is translated as MKIGILGLGLIGGSLGLDLRSQGHYVFGVSRQESTCTKAIALGSVDEASVEMNLLAAAEVVFICTPLGLIIPTVEQLIAHLPSHVIVTDVGSVKTPIVKAISPLWENFIGGHPMAGTAESGIEAAQRDLFVSRPYVLTATATTPATAITVMEKIVTQLGSTIYHCSPQEHDRAVSWISHLPVMVSAALISACMSESDRHVLQLAQQLASSGFRDTSRVGGGNPELGTMMARYNQQELLRSLQQYRHNLDELINMIEQENWTALQEKLQFTQSSRPKFVDG
- a CDS encoding DUF1517 domain-containing protein → MRKKLQRAFKPLLKTLFLLFLVFTLALSHADGALAASGGRIGGGSFRAPSRGYSSPRTYAPPGGGYYPAPYPVYPGGGFGFPFVVPIFGIGGGLFSLLIFIAIASFLLQSFRRAASGGYEDEVGYGSNPTVSITRLQVGLLAQARDLQPELNHIAETADTNSPEGRTEVLQEASLALLRHPEYWVYAGGGTQQARLSAAESVFNRLALAERSKLTEETLSNVNNQLKAATPKRALPSTGELDNPTRLITEGPGEYIIVTLLAATLGKFEIPQINSADDLRQALRQIGSIPGEQLLAIEVLWTPQAEGDVLTADDVLVQYPDLKLV
- the thiS gene encoding sulfur carrier protein ThiS: MSNQITLQVNGEPRSCPSQTLLPDLLEQLGFNPRLVAVEYNGEILHRQYWQQTKVQEGDRLEIVTIVGGG